The Burkholderia mayonis genome window below encodes:
- the recB gene encoding exodeoxyribonuclease V subunit beta, with translation MSRAALSGPSTSELDVFACALDGVNQIEASAGTGKTWNICALYVRLLLEKDLGADEILVVTFTKAATAELHERIRGRLAQLAHALDTGDDGNDPFVARLFETTLSPARGLDPATAAKRVRRALRAFDQAAIHTIHAFCQRALQEAPFAAAMPFAFEMEADDGALRFELAADFWRTRVEPVAAAHPAFAEWLVEYGASPAALDAQLARRLKKPLAELRWDGLHTADDDAEAAAREHFDAAAGIWRAERGALDALLAGAQPSLNQRSHKPEAVAEALDAWARYFEQASVVAALPRAALKLTQAALEKATKKGGATPRHAFFDVAQALEAAVAAVEAAQRARWLSIVAQWLDTAPAELAQRKRTRRVVSFDDLLANLYHALEAHPWLRETLRARYPAALIDEFQDTDPLQFAIFDTIFAPAGPLFLVGDPKQAIYSFRAADLHTYLAARARASARYTLAVNQRSTPAIVDACNRVFGANARAFVLDGLDYEPVRAGSRMRAPLVDTTDPLAGAGDFRVWTLPAGDGGLTKRDAQRQAAHACAAEIARLMRGAREREVTLGGEPLAASGIAVLVQTHRQGSLVKRVLAAWGIGSVELAQASVFATIDAEQLERVLAAIDAPGDLRRLRSALASDWFGLDAAALWRLEQGDAAQGDVEDAARVAADDGRARASASAAAPPSADADAMGWVERFSRYRLLWRERGFAVMWRTFANELRIAERLMAGQDGERRVTDVNHLAELTQARASAQPGIAPTLRWLAAQRLEGGGDDAQLRLESDRNLVQIVTVHKSKGLEYAIVFCPFLNDGGLREPSGSGLPDAREYHDEAGGAVLHYGCDDEAAERASREAMREQAAERARLVYVALTRAVYRCYLVAGTYVSSRSTKEARRSVLNWLVAGAGRDFDAWLKEPPEDAELAERWQALAGGPVTLGALPVPAHREPLAAGHETDATRAARRATRGLRDAWRIASFSSLTSALAREEGGIAGVADEETRPDHDALAAAIDADAPDAAARAATAVAREPAEDDILAFPRGAAAGECLHRLFELSDFSDASTWPAAALRALHERPVEAELALAARLPAMMTRLVADLAATELVPGMRLAALDPARRLTEMEFLFPAPALDFNALRRLLAAHGYPDVALEAGTLAGFVKGFIDMIVEHDGRFWIVDWKSNHLGATPDAYGPRALDAAMAHHAYHLQALLYTVALHRYLRVRMRDYDYDAHIAGYLYLFVRGVRPGWRSGDAPAGVHARRPARALVEALDALMREGAA, from the coding sequence ATGAGCCGCGCCGCACTGTCCGGCCCGTCGACGAGCGAGCTCGACGTCTTCGCGTGCGCGCTCGACGGCGTGAACCAGATCGAAGCGTCGGCGGGCACCGGCAAGACCTGGAACATCTGTGCTCTCTACGTGCGCCTGCTGCTCGAAAAGGATCTCGGCGCGGACGAGATTCTCGTCGTCACCTTCACGAAGGCGGCGACGGCCGAGCTGCACGAGCGGATTCGCGGGCGCCTCGCCCAGCTCGCGCATGCGCTCGACACGGGCGACGACGGCAACGATCCGTTCGTCGCGCGCCTGTTCGAGACGACGCTTTCGCCCGCGCGCGGTCTCGATCCGGCGACGGCCGCAAAGCGCGTGCGACGCGCGCTGCGCGCGTTCGACCAGGCGGCGATCCACACGATCCACGCGTTCTGCCAGCGCGCGCTGCAGGAAGCGCCGTTCGCGGCCGCGATGCCGTTCGCGTTCGAGATGGAGGCGGACGACGGCGCGCTGCGCTTCGAACTTGCCGCCGATTTCTGGCGTACGCGCGTCGAGCCGGTTGCGGCGGCGCATCCGGCGTTCGCCGAGTGGCTCGTCGAATACGGTGCGAGTCCTGCTGCGCTCGACGCGCAGCTCGCGCGGCGCTTGAAAAAGCCGCTCGCCGAGTTGCGCTGGGACGGACTGCACACGGCCGACGACGATGCGGAGGCCGCCGCCCGCGAGCACTTCGACGCGGCGGCCGGCATCTGGCGCGCCGAACGCGGCGCGCTCGACGCGTTGCTCGCCGGCGCGCAGCCGTCGCTGAACCAGCGCTCGCACAAGCCGGAGGCGGTGGCCGAGGCGCTCGACGCGTGGGCGCGCTACTTCGAGCAGGCGAGCGTGGTGGCCGCGTTGCCGCGCGCTGCGCTCAAGCTCACGCAGGCCGCGCTTGAAAAAGCGACGAAAAAAGGCGGCGCGACGCCGCGCCACGCATTCTTCGACGTCGCGCAGGCGCTCGAGGCGGCCGTTGCCGCGGTCGAGGCCGCGCAGCGCGCGCGCTGGCTGTCGATCGTCGCGCAATGGCTCGACACCGCGCCTGCCGAGCTCGCGCAGCGCAAGCGCACGCGCCGCGTCGTGTCGTTCGACGATCTGCTCGCGAACCTGTATCACGCGCTCGAAGCGCATCCATGGCTGCGCGAGACGCTGCGTGCGCGCTATCCGGCCGCGCTCATCGACGAGTTCCAGGATACCGATCCGCTGCAGTTCGCGATCTTCGACACGATCTTCGCGCCTGCCGGCCCGCTCTTTCTCGTCGGCGATCCGAAGCAGGCGATCTACAGCTTTCGCGCGGCGGACCTGCATACGTATCTCGCCGCGCGTGCGCGGGCATCCGCGCGCTACACGCTCGCGGTGAACCAGCGCTCGACGCCCGCGATCGTCGACGCGTGCAACCGCGTGTTCGGCGCGAATGCCCGCGCGTTCGTGCTTGACGGACTCGATTACGAGCCGGTGCGCGCCGGCTCGCGCATGCGTGCGCCGCTCGTCGATACGACCGATCCGCTCGCGGGCGCGGGCGACTTCCGCGTGTGGACGCTGCCCGCCGGCGACGGCGGGCTGACGAAGCGCGACGCGCAGCGGCAGGCGGCGCATGCGTGCGCGGCCGAGATCGCGCGGCTGATGCGCGGCGCGCGCGAGCGTGAGGTGACGCTCGGCGGCGAGCCGCTGGCGGCGTCCGGCATCGCGGTGCTCGTGCAGACCCATAGGCAGGGCAGTCTCGTGAAGCGCGTGCTCGCCGCATGGGGCATCGGCAGCGTCGAGCTTGCGCAGGCGTCGGTGTTTGCGACGATCGACGCCGAGCAGCTCGAACGCGTGCTTGCGGCGATCGATGCACCCGGCGACCTGCGGCGTTTGCGCTCGGCGCTCGCATCCGACTGGTTCGGGCTCGATGCGGCGGCGCTCTGGCGTCTCGAGCAAGGCGACGCGGCACAGGGCGACGTCGAGGACGCAGCGCGCGTAGCTGCGGACGACGGGCGCGCGCGCGCATCGGCGAGCGCTGCCGCGCCGCCTTCGGCGGATGCCGACGCGATGGGCTGGGTCGAGCGCTTTTCCCGCTATCGGCTGTTGTGGCGCGAACGCGGCTTTGCGGTGATGTGGCGCACGTTCGCGAACGAGCTGCGGATCGCCGAGCGGCTGATGGCCGGTCAGGACGGCGAGCGGCGCGTGACCGACGTCAACCATCTGGCCGAGCTGACACAGGCGCGCGCATCCGCGCAGCCGGGCATCGCGCCGACGCTGCGCTGGCTCGCCGCGCAGCGCCTCGAAGGCGGTGGAGACGATGCGCAACTGCGGCTCGAGTCCGATCGCAACCTCGTGCAGATCGTCACCGTGCACAAGTCGAAGGGGCTCGAATACGCGATCGTGTTCTGTCCGTTCCTGAACGACGGCGGGTTGCGCGAGCCGAGCGGCTCGGGCCTGCCCGATGCGCGCGAGTATCACGACGAAGCGGGCGGCGCGGTGCTGCATTACGGCTGCGACGACGAGGCGGCTGAACGCGCGTCGCGCGAAGCGATGCGCGAGCAGGCGGCGGAGCGCGCGCGGCTCGTCTATGTTGCGCTCACGCGCGCCGTCTACCGCTGCTATCTGGTCGCGGGCACATACGTGTCGTCGCGCTCGACGAAGGAGGCGCGGCGCAGCGTGCTGAACTGGCTCGTCGCGGGCGCGGGCCGCGATTTCGACGCATGGCTCAAGGAGCCGCCCGAAGACGCGGAGCTCGCCGAGCGCTGGCAGGCGCTCGCAGGCGGCCCCGTGACGCTCGGCGCGCTGCCCGTACCGGCGCATCGCGAGCCGCTCGCGGCCGGCCACGAGACGGACGCGACGCGAGCGGCGCGACGCGCGACGCGCGGGCTGCGCGACGCATGGCGGATCGCGAGTTTCAGTTCGCTCACGTCGGCGCTCGCGCGCGAGGAGGGCGGTATCGCGGGCGTCGCCGACGAAGAAACGCGGCCCGATCACGACGCGCTCGCCGCCGCGATCGATGCGGACGCGCCCGACGCCGCCGCACGAGCGGCGACTGCCGTCGCGCGCGAGCCCGCCGAAGACGACATCCTCGCATTCCCGCGCGGCGCGGCGGCGGGCGAATGCCTGCACCGGCTGTTCGAGCTGAGCGATTTCTCCGACGCGTCCACATGGCCGGCGGCCGCGCTGCGCGCGCTGCACGAGCGCCCGGTCGAAGCGGAGCTCGCGCTCGCCGCGCGGCTGCCCGCGATGATGACGCGGCTCGTCGCTGATCTCGCTGCAACCGAGCTCGTGCCGGGCATGCGCCTGGCGGCGCTCGATCCGGCGCGGCGCCTGACGGAAATGGAATTCCTGTTTCCCGCGCCCGCGCTCGATTTCAACGCGTTGCGGCGGCTGCTCGCCGCGCACGGCTATCCGGACGTCGCGCTCGAAGCGGGCACGCTTGCCGGATTCGTCAAAGGATTCATCGACATGATCGTCGAGCACGACGGCCGCTTCTGGATCGTCGACTGGAAGTCGAATCATCTCGGCGCGACGCCCGATGCGTACGGCCCGCGCGCGCTCGACGCCGCGATGGCGCACCACGCGTATCACCTGCAGGCGCTGCTCTATACGGTCGCGCTGCATCGCTATCTGCGCGTGCGGATGCGCGACTACGACTACGACGCGCACATCGCAGGCTATCTGTATCTGTTCGTGCGCGGCGTGCGGCCCGGCTGGCGCAGCGGCGACGCACCGGCGGGCGTGCATGCGCGACGGCCGGCGCGCGCGCTCGTCGAAGCGCTCGATGCGCTGATGCGCGAGGGGGCGGCATGA